Proteins encoded together in one Rhodospirillaceae bacterium window:
- the pyrC gene encoding dihydroorotase, which translates to MSTSLDKNDRKKSGRPLLLVNARIVDPAAKRDERGGILVENGLIVDVGAQVTRQNAPAEAEIVDCGGHVLIPGLVDMRVQLREPGEEHQETIATGSLAAAAGGVTSMVCLPNTHPIIDDVSGVEYIARRARETKGAKIYCYGALTKGLNGRDLVEMGMLSEFGALGFTDALHAVADAQVMRRALYYARTFDLLIVQHPEEPTLAAGGAMNNGELATRIGLPGIPACAEVMMIERDLHLVRMSGARYHVAHVSTAAAVEAIRRAKQEGLRVTCDTAPPYFSLNENEIGDYRTFAKLSPPLRGESDRRAVAAAVAEGIIDCIASDHAPHDVESKRVPFVQAAAGIVGLETLLPVSLELYHKGSLTLLDLLKCLTSRPAEILGLPQGRLAKGAPADMVLIDLDKPRRIDVASFKSKSKNSPYDGRPVQGAVLQTFVDGRLVFAAEGQG; encoded by the coding sequence ATGAGCACCAGCCTCGATAAAAACGACCGCAAGAAATCTGGTCGTCCGCTGCTGCTGGTCAATGCACGCATCGTCGACCCGGCTGCCAAGCGAGACGAGCGCGGCGGCATCCTGGTCGAGAACGGCTTGATCGTTGATGTGGGTGCGCAAGTCACCAGGCAGAACGCTCCGGCCGAAGCAGAGATCGTCGATTGTGGCGGCCATGTACTGATCCCGGGCCTCGTCGACATGCGTGTGCAACTGCGCGAGCCCGGCGAGGAACATCAGGAAACGATCGCCACCGGCAGCCTCGCCGCGGCTGCGGGCGGCGTCACCAGCATGGTCTGCCTCCCAAATACCCATCCGATCATCGACGATGTGTCTGGGGTCGAGTATATCGCGCGGCGCGCACGCGAGACCAAGGGTGCCAAGATCTATTGCTACGGCGCGTTGACCAAAGGCCTCAACGGTCGTGATCTTGTCGAGATGGGCATGCTGTCGGAATTCGGGGCGCTCGGTTTCACCGATGCGCTCCATGCCGTGGCCGACGCCCAGGTCATGCGCCGGGCGCTCTATTACGCGCGCACTTTCGATCTTCTCATCGTACAGCACCCGGAAGAACCGACCTTGGCCGCCGGCGGCGCCATGAACAATGGCGAACTCGCGACACGCATCGGCCTGCCGGGCATTCCCGCTTGCGCCGAAGTGATGATGATCGAGCGCGATCTCCATCTTGTGCGCATGTCTGGCGCGCGCTACCACGTGGCGCATGTCTCGACCGCGGCTGCTGTGGAAGCCATCCGCCGCGCCAAGCAGGAAGGCCTGCGCGTCACCTGCGACACCGCCCCGCCCTATTTCTCGCTGAATGAGAACGAGATCGGCGATTATCGCACCTTTGCAAAGCTCTCCCCGCCGCTCCGGGGCGAGAGCGATCGCCGCGCTGTTGCGGCGGCCGTCGCGGAAGGCATCATCGATTGCATCGCCAGCGACCATGCGCCCCATGATGTCGAGAGCAAGCGCGTGCCCTTCGTGCAGGCGGCTGCGGGCATCGTCGGTCTGGAGACCCTGCTGCCGGTAAGCCTTGAGCTTTATCACAAGGGCTCGCTCACTTTGCTCGATCTCCTCAAATGCCTGACCAGCCGTCCGGCGGAAATCCTGGGGCTGCCGCAGGGCCGCCTCGCCAAGGGTGCGCCGGCCGACATGGTGCTGATCGATCTCGACAAGCCGCGCCGCATCGATGTGGCGAGCTTCAAGAGCAAGTCCAAGAACTCGCCTTATGACGGCCGGCCGGTGCAGGGCGCGGTGCTGCAGACCTTCGTCGATGGCCGCCTGGTCTTCGCCGCCGAAGGACAAGGCTGA
- a CDS encoding pyridoxamine 5'-phosphate oxidase family protein: MNDQARISAPEVLRDLYGEPVPASLVKEMTFLTDAYATFIKASPFVVISTSGAEGLDASPRGGPPGFVRVADKKTLILPDRSGNNRVDSLSNVVSDPRIAMLFLVPGVSETMRVNGTARVSVEPELLASFADLNGKIPRSALIISIDRAYVHCSQSLARSKLWDPAAQVERKALPSIGQMLQACRAEFDGAAYDKRNAEEGDTPED; this comes from the coding sequence ATGAACGACCAGGCCAGGATCAGTGCGCCGGAAGTGCTGCGTGACCTCTATGGCGAGCCGGTGCCGGCCTCGCTGGTTAAGGAAATGACCTTCCTCACCGACGCCTATGCAACCTTCATCAAGGCCTCGCCCTTCGTCGTTATCTCGACCTCGGGCGCCGAAGGCCTAGATGCGTCCCCACGCGGCGGGCCGCCGGGCTTCGTGCGTGTGGCTGACAAGAAGACCCTTATCCTGCCCGATCGCAGCGGCAACAACCGCGTCGACAGTTTGAGCAATGTCGTCAGCGACCCACGCATCGCCATGCTGTTCCTGGTGCCGGGTGTCAGCGAGACCATGCGCGTCAACGGCACCGCCAGGGTCTCGGTCGAGCCGGAGCTGCTGGCAAGCTTCGCCGACCTCAACGGCAAGATCCCGCGCTCAGCCCTCATCATCAGCATCGACCGCGCTTATGTACATTGCTCGCAATCGCTGGCGCGCTCGAAACTGTGGGACCCGGCAGCCCAGGTCGAACGCAAGGCGCTACCCAGCATCGGCCAGATGCTGCAAGCCTGCCGAGCGGAGTTCGATGGCGCCGCTTATGACAAGCGCAACGCGGAAGAGGGCGACACGCCGGAGGATTGA
- a CDS encoding aspartate carbamoyltransferase catalytic subunit produces the protein MSAEIRTPNPFFPHRHLLGIEGLSAAEIERLLDLSNRYADMTRDDATARALLRGRTVMNVFFENSTRTQTSFELAAKRLGADVTNMSVGTSSIKKGETLLDTAMTLNAMRPDVMVVRHPDSGAINLLSQKVDGAVINAGDGRHEHPTQALLDALTIRRRLGKLQGLLVAICGDILHSRVARSNIHLLTKMGARVRVIAPTTLLPSNIDRMGVEVFTDMRKGLKDVDIVMMLRLQLERMQGAYVPSVREYFHFFGLDYEKLSVAKPNALIMHPGPMNRGVEIDSEVADDINRSVIREQVEMGVAVRMACLDALTRGIVGQNR, from the coding sequence ATGAGCGCCGAAATCCGCACGCCCAATCCCTTCTTCCCCCACAGGCATTTGCTGGGCATTGAAGGGCTTTCCGCCGCCGAGATCGAGCGGCTGCTCGACCTTTCCAATCGCTATGCCGACATGACCCGGGACGATGCCACCGCCCGCGCGCTGTTGCGCGGCCGTACGGTGATGAACGTCTTCTTCGAAAATTCGACCCGTACCCAGACCAGTTTCGAACTGGCCGCCAAGCGCCTGGGTGCCGACGTCACCAACATGTCGGTCGGCACCTCGTCGATCAAGAAGGGCGAGACCCTGCTCGACACGGCGATGACCTTGAACGCCATGCGGCCGGATGTAATGGTCGTGCGTCACCCGGACTCAGGCGCCATCAATCTCCTGTCACAAAAGGTCGACGGCGCCGTCATCAATGCCGGCGACGGCCGCCACGAGCACCCGACCCAGGCGCTGTTGGATGCCCTCACAATCCGGCGCCGGTTGGGCAAACTGCAGGGATTGCTGGTCGCTATCTGCGGCGACATCTTGCACAGCCGGGTGGCGCGTTCCAACATCCACCTCCTCACCAAGATGGGCGCCCGGGTCCGCGTCATCGCACCGACCACCTTGCTACCGTCCAATATCGACCGCATGGGGGTGGAGGTCTTTACCGACATGCGCAAGGGCTTGAAGGATGTCGACATTGTCATGATGCTGCGCCTGCAACTCGAGCGCATGCAAGGCGCCTACGTCCCTTCGGTGCGCGAGTATTTCCATTTCTTTGGCCTCGATTACGAAAAATTGTCGGTCGCCAAGCCGAATGCACTCATCATGCATCCTGGCCCCATGAACCGCGGTGTCGAAATCGATTCCGAGGTGGCCGACGACATCAACCGCTCGGTCATCCGCGAGCAGGTGGAAATGGGTGTCGCTGTCCGCATGGCCTGCCTCGACGCGCTCACCCGCGGCATTGTGGGGCAGAACCGATGA
- the topA gene encoding type I DNA topoisomerase, producing MKVVVVESPAKAKTINKYLGAEYKVLASFGHVRDLPAKDGSVRPDADFAMTWDSEGRGAKQIKEIAAAAAGADMLLLATDPDREGEAISWHLREELRAKKSLAKLPMARVAFNEITKKAVLDAIANPREIDQELVDAYLARRALDYLVGFTLSPILWRKMPGSRSAGRVQSVALRIICEREAEIEAFKAREYWTIEATLAGPDGQAFSARLTHLNGKKLDKFDIGEKAAAEAALAAVQAGAPFKVAQVERKSSRRNPFPPFITSTLQQEASRKLGFGAAQTMKIAQRLYEGIELDGETVGLITYMRTDGVNLSQEAVVAGRKLIGEQYGQKYLPASPRIYKSAAKNAQEAHEAIRPTDLFRRPEHVRKYLRDEEAKLYDLIWKRTLASQMESAELDNVAIDIASADGKQVLRATGSVVTFDGFLTLYSEDRDEPVEDDDSERRLPNLKQGDGVNPKEIKPEQHFTQPPPRYSEASLIKRLEELGIGRPSTYTSILQTLEDRAYVRLDKKRLVPEDRGRLVTAFLTNFFDRYVQYGFTADLEGKLDDISGGRARWKDVLAEFWNDFSHLHQAEETTGGTLPSMQEAVAFLDKGIGTRTVVIDVLNDALAPHFFPDLGNGKAPRACPACGNGELGIKLAKNGAFIGCNNYPECKYTKPLAVQTEEEIAAGSAGPVEFGKDAQGRSITLRKGPYGFYVQLGEAEEGSKPKRVSLTKDIDPNAVNLELAEKLLSLPRVVGHHPETQKPIMAGIGRFGPYLNHDGKFKSIPKDDDVLSIGMNRAVELLSQESKGRGGRQAAPGKEIGKHPETGETVTLHDGKYGPYVKMGAINATLPKAIEPADVTLTDALSLIAARAEMAGNGKGKKKSAPKAAKKAVAKKAVAKTAEPKAAVKKAATKTAAKPKTAKKAVKKTTKKAAK from the coding sequence ATGAAGGTCGTCGTCGTCGAGTCTCCCGCCAAGGCCAAAACCATCAACAAATATCTGGGCGCTGAGTACAAGGTACTGGCAAGTTTCGGCCATGTCCGCGACCTGCCGGCCAAGGACGGTTCGGTCCGCCCGGATGCCGATTTCGCCATGACCTGGGATTCGGAAGGCCGCGGCGCCAAGCAGATCAAGGAGATCGCCGCGGCTGCCGCCGGCGCCGACATGCTGCTCCTCGCCACTGATCCGGATCGCGAGGGTGAGGCCATATCCTGGCATCTCCGCGAGGAACTCAGGGCCAAGAAGAGCCTCGCCAAGCTGCCGATGGCGCGCGTGGCCTTCAACGAAATCACCAAGAAGGCGGTGCTCGACGCCATCGCCAACCCGCGCGAGATCGACCAGGAACTGGTCGATGCGTACCTCGCACGCCGGGCCCTCGACTATCTGGTGGGCTTCACCCTCTCGCCCATCCTGTGGCGCAAGATGCCGGGCAGCCGCTCGGCTGGCCGCGTGCAGTCGGTGGCGCTCCGCATCATCTGCGAACGCGAAGCCGAGATCGAGGCCTTCAAGGCTCGTGAATACTGGACCATCGAGGCGACCCTGGCGGGTCCCGACGGCCAGGCCTTTTCGGCGCGCCTCACCCATCTCAACGGCAAGAAACTCGACAAGTTCGATATCGGCGAAAAGGCCGCGGCGGAAGCTGCGCTGGCCGCTGTCCAGGCCGGCGCCCCCTTCAAGGTCGCACAGGTCGAGCGCAAATCGTCTCGGCGCAACCCATTCCCACCCTTCATCACCTCCACCCTGCAGCAGGAGGCCTCGCGCAAACTGGGCTTCGGCGCCGCACAGACCATGAAGATCGCCCAGCGCCTTTATGAAGGCATCGAGCTTGATGGCGAGACCGTCGGCCTCATCACCTATATGCGTACCGACGGCGTGAACCTCAGCCAGGAAGCCGTTGTCGCCGGCCGCAAGCTCATTGGCGAGCAATACGGCCAGAAATACCTACCGGCATCCCCGCGCATCTACAAGAGTGCCGCGAAGAACGCCCAGGAAGCCCACGAAGCCATTCGTCCGACCGATCTTTTCCGCCGCCCGGAACATGTGCGGAAATATCTCCGCGACGAGGAAGCCAAGCTCTACGACCTCATCTGGAAGCGGACCCTCGCCAGCCAGATGGAAAGTGCCGAGCTGGACAATGTGGCAATCGATATCGCCTCGGCCGACGGCAAACAGGTCCTGCGGGCAACCGGTTCTGTCGTGACCTTCGACGGTTTCCTGACGCTCTATTCGGAAGACCGCGACGAGCCGGTCGAGGATGACGATAGCGAGCGCCGCCTGCCGAACTTGAAGCAGGGCGACGGCGTCAATCCGAAAGAGATCAAGCCGGAACAGCATTTCACCCAGCCACCGCCGCGTTACTCCGAAGCCTCGCTGATCAAGCGGCTCGAGGAACTCGGCATTGGCCGGCCCTCGACCTATACCTCGATCCTGCAGACGCTCGAGGACCGCGCCTATGTGCGGCTCGACAAGAAACGCCTGGTGCCGGAGGATCGTGGCCGCCTGGTGACAGCCTTCCTCACCAATTTCTTCGACCGCTATGTGCAATACGGCTTCACGGCGGATCTTGAAGGCAAGCTCGATGACATCTCCGGCGGCCGCGCCCGTTGGAAGGATGTGCTGGCCGAATTCTGGAACGACTTCTCGCATCTTCACCAAGCCGAAGAGACGACGGGCGGCACCCTGCCCTCGATGCAGGAAGCCGTGGCCTTCCTCGACAAGGGCATCGGCACGCGCACGGTCGTCATCGACGTGCTCAATGACGCTCTGGCGCCGCATTTCTTCCCGGACCTTGGCAACGGCAAGGCGCCACGCGCCTGCCCGGCCTGCGGCAATGGCGAACTCGGCATCAAGCTCGCCAAGAACGGCGCCTTCATCGGTTGCAACAATTACCCTGAGTGCAAATACACCAAGCCGCTTGCGGTGCAGACGGAAGAAGAGATCGCCGCCGGTTCGGCCGGTCCGGTCGAGTTCGGCAAGGATGCGCAGGGCCGCAGCATCACCCTGCGCAAGGGCCCCTATGGCTTCTATGTGCAGCTGGGCGAAGCCGAGGAAGGCTCGAAGCCCAAGCGCGTCTCATTGACCAAGGATATCGACCCCAACGCCGTCAATCTCGAACTGGCCGAAAAGCTCCTCAGCCTGCCGCGCGTGGTCGGCCATCACCCGGAAACGCAAAAGCCGATCATGGCCGGTATCGGCCGCTTTGGCCCCTACCTCAACCATGACGGCAAGTTCAAATCGATCCCCAAGGATGACGACGTCCTCTCGATCGGCATGAACCGCGCGGTCGAGCTGCTCTCCCAGGAGAGCAAAGGCCGCGGCGGCCGCCAGGCGGCCCCCGGCAAGGAAATCGGCAAGCATCCGGAGACGGGTGAGACCGTCACGCTCCACGACGGTAAGTACGGTCCCTATGTGAAAATGGGTGCCATCAATGCGACGCTGCCCAAGGCGATCGAACCCGCCGACGTGACGCTGACCGATGCGCTCAGCCTCATCGCCGCCCGCGCCGAGATGGCCGGGAACGGCAAAGGCAAGAAAAAGTCGGCACCCAAGGCCGCCAAGAAAGCCGTCGCGAAAAAAGCCGTGGCCAAGACCGCCGAGCCGAAGGCTGCAGTGAAGAAGGCAGCCACCAAGACAGCGGCAAAGCCCAAGACGGCGAAGAAGGCTGTCAAGAAAACGACGAAGAAGGCCGCCAAGTAA
- the dprA gene encoding DNA-protecting protein DprA yields MEQKLRALSDAERLDWLRLARSENVGPATFRRLIQRFGTAKQALERLPDLAQRGGQRVYRPFPLKAAEQELARLADLKARAIAWGEPDYPAALRAVEDSPPILTARGRFDLLTRPRQVALVGARNASANGRRFANDMARELSTAGMTVVSGMARGIDGAAHLGALTGPGSTVAVLAGGVDVLYPPEHEVLFERLAVEGLIVAEMPPGTEPGARLFPRRNRIISGLSLGTVVIEAALKSGSLITARFANEQGRDVMAVPGSPLDPRCRGTNRLIREGALLVEDAAQVLEAIDGIMSLKTQPPQNFNSNSHDIDSEIENGTEDVRAEILTLLGPSPVEVDELLRQCHCSAPVMGMVLLELDLAGRLERHPGNRVSLLAKVA; encoded by the coding sequence ATGGAGCAAAAACTACGTGCCCTCTCGGATGCCGAACGCCTCGACTGGCTGCGTCTTGCCCGCAGCGAGAATGTCGGACCGGCCACGTTCCGCCGACTCATCCAGCGCTTCGGCACGGCCAAGCAGGCACTCGAGCGCCTGCCGGATCTGGCGCAGCGCGGTGGGCAGCGGGTCTATCGCCCCTTCCCGCTGAAAGCCGCCGAACAGGAATTGGCGCGCCTTGCCGACCTCAAGGCAAGGGCGATCGCGTGGGGCGAGCCGGATTATCCGGCAGCACTCCGCGCGGTAGAGGATTCGCCGCCGATCCTCACAGCACGTGGCCGGTTCGACCTCCTGACCCGGCCGCGCCAGGTGGCGTTGGTGGGCGCCCGCAATGCCTCGGCCAACGGCCGGCGCTTTGCCAATGACATGGCCCGCGAACTGTCCACCGCCGGCATGACCGTGGTCTCCGGCATGGCCCGCGGAATCGACGGGGCGGCGCATCTGGGCGCCCTCACCGGGCCGGGCAGCACCGTCGCCGTGCTGGCTGGCGGGGTCGACGTTCTCTATCCGCCGGAGCATGAAGTTCTGTTCGAGAGGCTGGCCGTCGAAGGGCTGATCGTGGCCGAGATGCCACCCGGCACCGAACCCGGCGCACGCCTCTTCCCACGTCGCAACCGGATCATCTCCGGCCTTTCCTTGGGTACCGTGGTGATCGAGGCGGCGCTGAAATCCGGCTCTCTCATCACGGCGCGTTTTGCTAATGAGCAAGGTCGCGATGTCATGGCTGTCCCGGGCTCGCCGCTCGACCCGCGCTGCCGAGGGACAAACCGCCTGATCCGCGAGGGGGCCCTCCTGGTGGAGGATGCGGCCCAAGTTCTGGAAGCAATAGATGGGATTATGAGCCTAAAAACGCAGCCGCCACAAAACTTCAATTCCAATTCACACGATATTGATTCTGAAATAGAAAATGGAACAGAGGATGTCCGTGCCGAGATCCTGACTTTGCTGGGACCCAGCCCGGTGGAGGTTGACGAACTGCTTCGGCAGTGTCATTGCTCCGCTCCCGTCATGGGAATGGTGCTGCTGGAATTGGACTTAGCGGGCCGCTTGGAACGTCACCCCGGCAACCGGGTTTCGCTGCTCGCCAAGGTCGCTTGA
- a CDS encoding SEL1-like repeat protein yields the protein MKSIRASIIATVVTVMALGTTGCAAQKSTTVTQDGSAASSGAVESKDVSAQYDKGFNAFYHERDYATALRIFSDLAHKGDAASQTFLGYIYAEGRGVEKDPIKAMEWYLKADAQGDYEAPTFIGHLYKDGAGVDRDYAAAMKWYRKGDELGDDGAPTAIGDLYALGNGVAQDYGEAMKWYRKGAAREDDFALYNIAWLYDSGYGVERDFGEAMKWYKLSSDRGNPDAPTAIGYMYEVGDGVEKDVSEALKWYKIAVERGDDQGTYNLGNFYADGIGVKQDYAEAMRLFRLADQNGSTDAPTAIGWLYASGYGVSTDYAEALKWYRKAIDRSQEPQAQNNLGLMYEDGQGVTRDLSEARRLYEAAAKRGNTDAQYNLGRLLKEGRGTTQDLVKAYKWFALVLKQTNSQKAREKLDTLTALMSSAEIAEAKRLVENWQAE from the coding sequence ATGAAGTCCATTCGCGCATCCATCATAGCGACTGTCGTTACCGTCATGGCTCTGGGGACAACCGGTTGCGCCGCTCAGAAATCGACCACGGTGACCCAGGACGGTTCCGCCGCCAGCAGCGGCGCCGTGGAGTCGAAGGACGTTTCGGCGCAATACGACAAGGGCTTTAACGCCTTCTACCATGAGCGGGATTATGCGACCGCGCTGCGGATCTTTTCGGATCTGGCACATAAGGGCGATGCCGCTTCACAGACCTTTCTCGGCTACATCTATGCGGAAGGCCGTGGCGTCGAGAAAGACCCGATCAAGGCGATGGAATGGTATTTAAAGGCCGACGCCCAGGGCGACTACGAAGCACCGACCTTCATCGGCCATCTCTACAAGGATGGTGCCGGCGTCGATCGAGACTACGCCGCTGCGATGAAGTGGTACCGCAAGGGCGACGAACTCGGTGATGACGGCGCACCGACAGCGATTGGTGACCTCTATGCCTTGGGCAACGGCGTCGCACAGGATTATGGCGAGGCCATGAAATGGTATCGCAAAGGCGCCGCGCGGGAGGACGACTTCGCTCTCTACAATATTGCCTGGCTCTACGACAGCGGCTATGGCGTGGAGCGCGACTTCGGCGAGGCTATGAAGTGGTACAAGCTGTCGAGTGATCGTGGTAATCCCGACGCACCCACCGCCATTGGCTACATGTATGAGGTCGGCGATGGCGTCGAGAAAGATGTGTCCGAAGCATTGAAGTGGTACAAGATTGCCGTCGAGAGGGGCGACGACCAGGGCACGTATAATCTTGGCAACTTCTACGCCGATGGCATTGGCGTCAAACAGGACTACGCCGAGGCGATGCGCCTATTCAGGCTTGCCGACCAAAATGGTTCGACTGACGCGCCGACGGCGATTGGCTGGCTGTACGCGAGCGGCTACGGCGTCAGCACGGATTATGCAGAAGCGCTCAAATGGTATCGCAAGGCAATTGATCGCTCCCAGGAGCCCCAGGCACAGAACAATCTCGGCCTGATGTATGAGGATGGCCAGGGCGTCACCCGCGACCTTTCTGAAGCAAGGCGCCTTTACGAGGCGGCGGCAAAGCGGGGAAATACAGACGCCCAATACAATCTCGGTCGTTTGCTGAAGGAAGGCAGAGGGACCACGCAGGATCTGGTTAAGGCATATAAGTGGTTTGCCCTGGTCCTGAAGCAGACGAATAGCCAGAAGGCGCGCGAGAAACTTGATACGCTGACAGCGTTGATGAGCAGCGCCGAGATCGCAGAGGCAAAGCGCCTTGTAGAAAACTGGCAGGCCGAATAG
- the plsY gene encoding glycerol-3-phosphate 1-O-acyltransferase PlsY, whose product MEPASDLPAWTYAAAAILGYLLGSIPFGLVLTKAAGLGDIRQIGSGNIGATNVLRTGNKPLALATLLLDGGKGAVAALIAAQFSPLLAVIAGGAALLGHLFPVWLGFKGGKGVATTLGTLIAINWMVGIAACLTWLAVAFAMRISSLSALVSVALAPLYAYVLGTGPQVVFAAFAAALVWIRHRENITRMLKGTEPRIGKKKPE is encoded by the coding sequence ATGGAACCCGCAAGCGACCTCCCCGCCTGGACCTATGCCGCCGCAGCAATCCTCGGCTATCTGCTGGGCTCAATTCCCTTCGGCCTGGTACTGACCAAGGCCGCGGGCCTCGGCGACATCCGTCAGATCGGCTCCGGCAATATCGGCGCAACCAATGTGCTGCGCACCGGCAACAAGCCACTGGCGCTCGCCACCCTGCTGCTGGATGGCGGCAAGGGCGCCGTCGCCGCGCTGATCGCTGCGCAATTTTCGCCGCTGCTGGCCGTCATAGCCGGTGGTGCCGCGTTGCTCGGCCATCTCTTCCCGGTCTGGCTCGGCTTCAAGGGCGGCAAAGGTGTCGCGACCACGCTCGGCACCCTCATCGCCATCAACTGGATGGTGGGAATCGCGGCCTGCCTCACTTGGCTCGCCGTCGCCTTTGCGATGCGCATCTCCTCGCTCTCGGCCCTGGTCTCCGTGGCCCTGGCGCCACTTTATGCCTATGTCCTGGGGACCGGCCCGCAGGTCGTGTTCGCGGCCTTCGCCGCCGCCCTGGTCTGGATCCGCCACCGCGAGAACATCACGCGCATGCTCAAGGGCACCGAGCCCAGGATCGGCAAGAAGAAGCCGGAGTGA